CATATCAAAATGTCAGTGCCTACTATCTCTGGAGATTTGATTCTGGCAGACGCCGTTGCCGAGTTTTGTAATATGCATCCAGGTTTAACGGTCGATATGTCACTGGACAATCGCTTTGTTGACTTAGTAGAAGATGGTTTGGACTTGGTGATTCGTACCGGTTACCTAGAAGACTCCAGCTTAATTGCACGACATATATTGGATTCGCAATGGGTGGTGTGTGCTTCGCCCTCGTATATCGCCAAAAACGGTAAACCGATGCAGCCCAAGGACTTAGTTGAGCACAACTGCTTGCAATACGCTTATCAAACCACTGGAGCGAGTGAGTGGCAGTTTTTGCACAGTAAAGACGGTTGTACCGACAACGACAAATATATCGTGCGCGTTTCGGGCTCTTTCTCGACGGACAACGCGACCGCGCTAAGAAAAGCCGCCTTAGGTGGGCATGGTGTGGCTTATGTACCGCGCTGTCTGGTTTATCACGATATTCGCAACGGTCAGCTGGTGGACATATTCCCTGACTTGGTGGGTAAGAAGTTGGGTATTTATGCGGTTTACCCTTTTACTCGCCAGCCGCCCAACAAGATTAAGTTACTGATTGAACACATAAGAACGCGTTACCTGACGATTTCTCACTATTTTTAATAGGGATCACGATGAGCTATTTAAAAGAGTATCAATATCCAATCACCAATAAACAGATTGTCAGCGATGATTATTTTGGTCAGATAATCGAAGACCCTTATCGCTGGCTAGAAGATGACAGAAGTGGCGAAACCGCGCAGTGGGTAGCGAGCCAAAATGCAGTCACGTTTGATTACCTTGATCAAATTCCCTACCGCGCAGAACTGCGAGAACGTTTAGCAAAAGCGCAAGACTACAAAAAGAGCTCGCAGCCGTTTGTCCGAGGCGATTACACCTACTTCTACAAGAATGATGGCTTGCAAAACCACAGTATTCTCTATCGTCAGAAAGAGGGGCAGTCGGTTGAAGTATTCCTAGACCCGAATACCTTCTCGGAAGATGGCACCACATCTCTGGGCTCAGTGTCATTTTCGAAAGACTATAGTTTAGTGGCGTACAGTATTTCTGAGGGCGGCAGTGACTGGCGTAAAATCTTCGTGATTGATACTGAGACTAAGCAGCAGCTCGAAACAGAAATCACTGACGCCAAATTTACTGGCATCTCTTGGTTAGG
The window above is part of the Vibrio chagasii genome. Proteins encoded here:
- a CDS encoding LysR family transcriptional regulator produces the protein MRADDLILFSQVVELGSFSKVAEQNNLTNSVVSKRIARLEEEIGVQLLYRTTRKLTLTEAGKAILHGAKNVKQATQEAMDAVSGFGENVSGHIKMSVPTISGDLILADAVAEFCNMHPGLTVDMSLDNRFVDLVEDGLDLVIRTGYLEDSSLIARHILDSQWVVCASPSYIAKNGKPMQPKDLVEHNCLQYAYQTTGASEWQFLHSKDGCTDNDKYIVRVSGSFSTDNATALRKAALGGHGVAYVPRCLVYHDIRNGQLVDIFPDLVGKKLGIYAVYPFTRQPPNKIKLLIEHIRTRYLTISHYF